From one Triticum urartu cultivar G1812 chromosome 3, Tu2.1, whole genome shotgun sequence genomic stretch:
- the LOC125544034 gene encoding protein arginine methyltransferase NDUFAF7, mitochondrial — MLRSPAAALLRRLAPRITGCSGEAGSSTRRTLPPYISSSSFLARFSSTPTSSPPPSSVGARDDEAEDDKLPGSSGDSGARLSISVDRAGLYSPPEHSHEPSSDSDLVKHLKSIINFRSGPISIAEYMEEVLTNPQSGYYMNRDVFGESGDFITSPEVSQMFGELIGVWAMCLWEQMGQPEKVNLIELGPGRGTLLADLLRGSAKFVNFTKALNINLVECSPTLQKVQYNTLKCEDESVGDEKRTVSKLCGAPVYWHASLEQVPSGFPTIIVAHEFFDALPIHQFQKGSRGWCEKMVDLAGDSSFRFVLSPQPTASLIFLSKRCQWASPEELEKVEQIEVCPKAMEISEQIADRISSDGGGALIIDYGKNGIVSDSLQAIRKHKFVHILDDPGSADLSAYVDFAAIKHSAKDASDDISVHGPMTQSQLLGSLGINFRVEALMQNCDEKQAESLRTGYWRLVGDGEAPFWEGPDDQTPIGMGSRYLAMAIVNKKHGSPVPFE, encoded by the exons ATGCTTCGGAGCCCAGCCGCCGCTCTGCTCCGCCGCCTGGCCCCTCGCATCACCGGCTGCAGTGGGGAAGCCGGCTCATCCACGCGTCGGACCCTCCCTCCTTACatatcctcctcctccttcctcgcGCGCTTCTCGTCCACGCCGACGTCCTCGCCGCCACCGTCCTCCGTCGGTGCCCGCGACGATGAGGCGGAGGATGACAAGCTCCCGGGATCATCAGGCGATTCCGGCGCCAGGCTCAGCATTTCTGTGGACCGCGCCGGTCTATACAGCCCCCCAG AGCACTCTCACGAGCCGTCGTCGGACTCTGACCTTGTCAAGCATCTTAAGAGCATCATAAAC TTCCGGAGTGGGCCGATCAGCATAGCTGAGTACATGGAGGAGGTGCTTACAAACCCACAGTCTGGGTACTACATGAATCGCGATGTGTTTGGGGAGTCTGGGGATTTCATCACCTCACCAGAGGTCAGCCAGATGTTTGGAGAG CTGATTGGTGTGTGGGCGATGTGTCTGTGGGAGCAAATGGGGCAACCAGAGAAGGTGAATTTGATTGAGCTTGGCCCAGGACGAGGAACTCTCTTGGCAGATTTACTTCGT GGCTCAGCAAAGTTCGTTAATTTCACTAAGGCGCTCAACATTAACTTGGTAGAATGTAGCCCTACATTGCAAAAGGTGCAGTACAATACTCTGAAATGTGAAGATGAATCTGTTGGTGATGAAAAAAGGACAGTTAGCAAGCTTTGTGGAGCCCCTGTTTATTGGCATGCCTCCCTCGAACAGGTTCCTTCAGGAT TCCCCACCATAATTGTTGCTCATGAATTCTTTGATGCTTTACCAATCCATCAATTTCAG AAAGGGTCACGCGGCTGGTGTGAAAAGATGGTGGATCTCGCAGGAGACTCATC GTTTCGCTTTGTTCTGTCTCCGCAGCCTACAGCCTCTTTAATTTTCCTCTCCAAACGTTGTCAATGGGCTAGTCCTGAGGAGCTCGAGAAGGTTGAGCAGATTGAAGTCTGCCCGAAAGCAATGGAGATTAGCGAACAGATCGCAGACCGAATTAGCTCAGATGGTGGAGGTGCTCTGATCATTGACTATGGCAAAAATGGAATAGTGTCTGATAGTCTTCAG GCAATCCGCAAACACAAATTCGTTCACATATTAGACGACCCTGGGTCTGCTGATCTCAGTGCCTATGTTGATTTTGCTGCAATCAAGCACTCTGCCAAGGATGCTTCAG ATGATATTTCCGTCCATGGACCAATGACTCAATCCCAGTTGTTGGGTTCTCTTGGTATCAACTTCCGGGTGGAAGCCCTTATGCAGAACTGTGACGAGAAGCAGGCGGAGTCTCTGAGGACAGGCTACTGGCGTCTAGTCGGAGACGGAGAAGCCCCATTCTGGGAAGGGCCTGATGACCAAACGCCCATCGGCATGGGCAGCAGGTACCTGGCCATGGCCATTGTCAACAAGAAGCATGGCTCGCCCGTTCCATTCGAGTGA
- the LOC125544035 gene encoding cytokinin riboside 5'-monophosphate phosphoribohydrolase LOG-like: MAVEATAEKNTGAAAPESGDRRSRFRRICVYCGSAKGRKASYQDAAVELGKELVERGIDLVYGGGSIGLMGLVSHAVHDGGRHVIGVIPKSLMPREVTGEPVGEVRAVSGMHERKAEMVRSADAFIALPGGYGTLDELLEVLTWAQLGIHKKPIGLLNVDGFYNFFLSFIDMAVSEGFIQEDARHLVISAPTAKELVLKLEEYVPDYEIGLVWEDQGQITHGFVPELEPGIASS, translated from the exons ATGGCAGTTGAGGCCACGGCAGAGAAGAACACCGGCGCCGCTGCCCCGGAGAGCGGGGACAGGCGCTCCCGCTTCAGGCGGATCTGCGTCTACTGCGGCAGCGCCAAGGGCCGGAAGGCCAGCTACCAGGACGCCGCCGTCGAGCTCGGCAAGGAGCTG GTGGAGAGGGGCATCGACCTGGTCTACGGAGGAGGCTCCATTGGGCTCATGGGCCTCGTCTCCCACGCAGTCCATGATGGAGGACGCCATGTGATTGG GGTCATCCCCAAGTCCTTGATGCCCAGAGAG GTCACTGGAGAGCCTGTTGGGGAAGTCAGAGCCGTCTCCGGCATGCACGAGAGGAAGGCCGAGATGGTTCGCTCTGCTGATGCCTTCATTGCCTTACCCG GTGGCTACGGGACTCTGGATGAGCTGCTCGAGGTCCTCACGTGGGCCCAACTTGGGATCCACAAGAAGCCG ATCGGGTTGCTGAACGTGGATGGGTTCTACAATTTCTTCCTGTCCTTCATCGACATGGCTGTGAGCGAAGGATTCATACAGGAGGACGCGAGGCACCTCGTCATCTCAGCTCCAACCGCCAAGGAGCTAGTTCTCAAGCTCGAG GAGTATGTTCCGGACTACGAGATCGGGCTGGTGTGGGAGGATCAGGGCCAGATCACGCACGGCTTCGTGCCGGAGCTGGAGCCCGGCATTGCGTCGTCATGA